Proteins encoded by one window of Scatophagus argus isolate fScaArg1 chromosome 4, fScaArg1.pri, whole genome shotgun sequence:
- the hdr gene encoding hematopoietic death receptor isoform X2 yields MTKFLLWMVFSVLTLLFKPMGAFPSLGLDLGGSRQQRDIHCRDNLEYPNGNTCCLNCPAGTRLISPCTTAGQKGHCEECQYGTYTEHSNNLNQCFKCTLCRSDQETVRPCTYTHDAECRCKAGKFCAPDQPCEVCKRCSRCEEDEQIVRNCTSTTNTECKKIQHKSGSTSARASVIVPLSLSAAVVVVAVVVFALWRRRRGTDSQRNQPDGSKARQHYSDCPTEEGTNGEPRGLNLPRSLEDQQFPKLVPVNGEESLRKSFEYFEEMDINFHKRFFRLIGITDNAINNKEHLPYEDKIHELLNIWMEKEGREANLNDLLKALLDLNQRRTAEIIKEKAVSNSHYFCED; encoded by the exons GTTTTTTCCGTATTGACCCTGCTTTTCAAACCCATGGGAGCATTTCCATCTTTGGGCCTTGACTTAGGAGGCAGCAGGCAACAGCGAGACATCCACTGCAGAGACAACCTGGAGTATCCAAATGGCAACACCTGCTGTTTAAACTGTCCAGCTG gtaCACGTCTGATATCACCCTGCACCACAGCAGGACAGAAGGGACACTGTGAAGAATGCCAATATGGAACATAcactgagcacagcaacaaTCTGAATCAGTGTTTCAAGTGCACATTGTGTCGCTCAG ATCAGGAAACCGTAAGGCCATGTACTTACACTCACGATGCTGAATGTCGGTGCAAAGCTGGAAAATTTTGTGCTCCTGACCAACCATGTGAGGTGTGCAAGAGGTGTTCAAG GTGTGAAGAAGATGAACAGATAGTGAGGAACTGCACCTCTACTACCAACACAGAATGCAAGAAAATCCAGCACAAATCTGGCTCGACATCAG CAAGGGCCTCAGTGATTGTGCCGCTTTCACTGTCAgctgctgtggttgtggttgCCGTAGTTGTGTTTGCCTTGTGGAGGAGACGTAGAGGAACAG ATTCTCAGAGGAATCAACCTGATGGGTCAAAAGCTAGACAG CATTACAGTGACTGTCCAACTGAGGAAGGGACGAACGGAGAACCCAGAGGGCTGAACCTGCCCCGGTCACTG GAAGATCAGCAGTTTCCCAAGCTTGTTCCTGTGAATG GTGAAGAATCTCTGAGGAAATCCTTTGAGTATTTTGAAGAAATGGACATCAACTTCCACAAGAGATTCTTCCGTCTCATTGGTATTACTGACAATGCGATCAACAACAAAGAGCACCTTCCCTATGAAGACAAGATTCATGAACTGCTGAATATTTGGATGGAGAAAGAGGGCAGAGAGGCCAACTTAAATGACCTGCTGAAAGCATTGCTTGATTTAAATCAAAGGCGAACAGCGGAGATTATTAAGGAAAAGGCTGTTTCAAATAGTCATTACTTCTGTGAGGATTAA
- the hdr gene encoding hematopoietic death receptor isoform X1, translating to MTKFLLWMVFSVLTLLFKPMGAFPSLGLDLGGSRQQRDIHCRDNLEYPNGNTCCLNCPAGTRLISPCTTAGQKGHCEECQYGTYTEHSNNLNQCFKCTLCRSDQETVRPCTYTHDAECRCKAGKFCAPDQPCEVCKRCSRCEEDEQIVRNCTSTTNTECKKIQHKSGSTSARASVIVPLSLSAAVVVVAVVVFALWRRRRGTDSQRNQPDGSKARQHYSDCPTEEGTNGEPRGLNLPRSLVRPKFFVHMWDKHKALCESLSSSASNSQHSLSVLPSCASPAPPPQASSMIPKQPDRREDQQFPKLVPVNGEESLRKSFEYFEEMDINFHKRFFRLIGITDNAINNKEHLPYEDKIHELLNIWMEKEGREANLNDLLKALLDLNQRRTAEIIKEKAVSNSHYFCED from the exons GTTTTTTCCGTATTGACCCTGCTTTTCAAACCCATGGGAGCATTTCCATCTTTGGGCCTTGACTTAGGAGGCAGCAGGCAACAGCGAGACATCCACTGCAGAGACAACCTGGAGTATCCAAATGGCAACACCTGCTGTTTAAACTGTCCAGCTG gtaCACGTCTGATATCACCCTGCACCACAGCAGGACAGAAGGGACACTGTGAAGAATGCCAATATGGAACATAcactgagcacagcaacaaTCTGAATCAGTGTTTCAAGTGCACATTGTGTCGCTCAG ATCAGGAAACCGTAAGGCCATGTACTTACACTCACGATGCTGAATGTCGGTGCAAAGCTGGAAAATTTTGTGCTCCTGACCAACCATGTGAGGTGTGCAAGAGGTGTTCAAG GTGTGAAGAAGATGAACAGATAGTGAGGAACTGCACCTCTACTACCAACACAGAATGCAAGAAAATCCAGCACAAATCTGGCTCGACATCAG CAAGGGCCTCAGTGATTGTGCCGCTTTCACTGTCAgctgctgtggttgtggttgCCGTAGTTGTGTTTGCCTTGTGGAGGAGACGTAGAGGAACAG ATTCTCAGAGGAATCAACCTGATGGGTCAAAAGCTAGACAG CATTACAGTGACTGTCCAACTGAGGAAGGGACGAACGGAGAACCCAGAGGGCTGAACCTGCCCCGGTCACTGGTGAGACCCAAATTCTTCGTTCACATGTGGGATAAGCATAAAGCGCTGTGTGAAAGCCTCAGCAGCTCAGCCAGTAACTCCCAGCACAGTCTAAGCGTCCTTCCCTCCTGTGCCTCCCCTGCACCTCCCCCCCAAGCCAGCTCCATGATCCCCAAGCAGCCCGACAGGAGG GAAGATCAGCAGTTTCCCAAGCTTGTTCCTGTGAATG GTGAAGAATCTCTGAGGAAATCCTTTGAGTATTTTGAAGAAATGGACATCAACTTCCACAAGAGATTCTTCCGTCTCATTGGTATTACTGACAATGCGATCAACAACAAAGAGCACCTTCCCTATGAAGACAAGATTCATGAACTGCTGAATATTTGGATGGAGAAAGAGGGCAGAGAGGCCAACTTAAATGACCTGCTGAAAGCATTGCTTGATTTAAATCAAAGGCGAACAGCGGAGATTATTAAGGAAAAGGCTGTTTCAAATAGTCATTACTTCTGTGAGGATTAA